From Brassica oleracea var. oleracea cultivar TO1000 chromosome C3, BOL, whole genome shotgun sequence, a single genomic window includes:
- the LOC106335698 gene encoding probable protein phosphatase 2C 59 isoform X1: MFSDVVFRCLNKGVWEGTMGYLNSVLSSSSQVHADDGPVSGGGLSQNGKFSYGYASSPGKRSSMEDFYETRIDGVHGEIVGLFGVFDGHGGARAAEYVKQNLFSNLIRHPKFISDTTAAIADAYNQTDSEFLKSENSQNRDAGSTASTAILVGDRLLVANVGDSRAVICRGGNAIAVSRDHKPDQSDERQRIEDAGGFVMWAGTWRVGGVLAVSRAFGDRLLKQYVVADPEIQEEKVDSSLEFLILASDGLWDVVSNEEAVGMVKLIEDPEEGAKRLMTEAYQRGSADNITCVVVRFFSDQTGAVGTSSNSIPIDHGIIPDRSSSDPST, encoded by the exons ATGTTCTCCGACGTCGTTTTTAGGTGTTTGAACAAGGGTGTTTGGGAGGGTACTATGGGATATCTGAATTCTGTGTTGTCATCTTCGAGCCAGGTTCACGCCGACGATGGACCTGTTAGCGGCGGCGGCCTCAG TCAGAACGGGAAGTTCAGCTATGGATACGCAAGCTCTCCTGGTAAAAGATCTTCTATGGAGGACTTCTATGAGACTCGAATCGATGGCGTTCATGGCGAAATTGTTGGTCTTTTTGGTGTCTTTGATG GACATGGAGGTGCACGTGCTGCTGAGTATGTGAAGCAAAATCTATTCAGTAATCTGATCAGGCATCCAAAGTTCATCTCTGACACTACTGCAGCAATAG CTGATGCATACAACCAAACGGACTCGGAGTTTCTTAAATCAGAAAATAGTCAGAACAGAGATGCTGGTTCAACGGCCTCAACAGCCATCTTAGTTGGTGACCGTTTACTTGTTGCAAATGTAGGGGACTCTAGAGCCGTCATATGCAGAGGTGGCAATG CTATTGCTGTATCCCGAGATCACAAGCCTGATCAAAGTGATGAGCGCCAACGAATTGAAGACGCGGGAGGATTTGTCATGTGGGCTG GAACATGGAGAGTTGGAGGAGTTCTTGCGGTTTCTCGTGCATTTGGCGATAGGTTATTGAAGCAGTATGTCGTTGCTGATCCGGAGATACAG GAGGAAAAAGTTGATAGCTCTCTCGAGTTTCTCATTCTTGCGAGTGATGGTCTCTGGGATGTTGTATCTAACGAG GAAGCTGTTGGCATGGTCAAGTTGATAGAAGATCCCGAGGAAGGTGCAAAGAGACTGATGACCGAAGCTTACCAAAGAGGAAGTGCAGACAACATAACTTGTGTCGTTGTACGTTTCTTCTCAGACCAGACAGGAGCAGTAGGTACCAGCAGCAACAGTATCCCAATCGATCACGGTATTATACCAGACAGAAGCTCCAGTGACCCATCAACCTAG
- the LOC106335698 gene encoding probable protein phosphatase 2C 59 isoform X2, giving the protein MGYLNSVLSSSSQVHADDGPVSGGGLSQNGKFSYGYASSPGKRSSMEDFYETRIDGVHGEIVGLFGVFDGHGGARAAEYVKQNLFSNLIRHPKFISDTTAAIADAYNQTDSEFLKSENSQNRDAGSTASTAILVGDRLLVANVGDSRAVICRGGNAIAVSRDHKPDQSDERQRIEDAGGFVMWAGTWRVGGVLAVSRAFGDRLLKQYVVADPEIQEEKVDSSLEFLILASDGLWDVVSNEEAVGMVKLIEDPEEGAKRLMTEAYQRGSADNITCVVVRFFSDQTGAVGTSSNSIPIDHGIIPDRSSSDPST; this is encoded by the exons ATGGGATATCTGAATTCTGTGTTGTCATCTTCGAGCCAGGTTCACGCCGACGATGGACCTGTTAGCGGCGGCGGCCTCAG TCAGAACGGGAAGTTCAGCTATGGATACGCAAGCTCTCCTGGTAAAAGATCTTCTATGGAGGACTTCTATGAGACTCGAATCGATGGCGTTCATGGCGAAATTGTTGGTCTTTTTGGTGTCTTTGATG GACATGGAGGTGCACGTGCTGCTGAGTATGTGAAGCAAAATCTATTCAGTAATCTGATCAGGCATCCAAAGTTCATCTCTGACACTACTGCAGCAATAG CTGATGCATACAACCAAACGGACTCGGAGTTTCTTAAATCAGAAAATAGTCAGAACAGAGATGCTGGTTCAACGGCCTCAACAGCCATCTTAGTTGGTGACCGTTTACTTGTTGCAAATGTAGGGGACTCTAGAGCCGTCATATGCAGAGGTGGCAATG CTATTGCTGTATCCCGAGATCACAAGCCTGATCAAAGTGATGAGCGCCAACGAATTGAAGACGCGGGAGGATTTGTCATGTGGGCTG GAACATGGAGAGTTGGAGGAGTTCTTGCGGTTTCTCGTGCATTTGGCGATAGGTTATTGAAGCAGTATGTCGTTGCTGATCCGGAGATACAG GAGGAAAAAGTTGATAGCTCTCTCGAGTTTCTCATTCTTGCGAGTGATGGTCTCTGGGATGTTGTATCTAACGAG GAAGCTGTTGGCATGGTCAAGTTGATAGAAGATCCCGAGGAAGGTGCAAAGAGACTGATGACCGAAGCTTACCAAAGAGGAAGTGCAGACAACATAACTTGTGTCGTTGTACGTTTCTTCTCAGACCAGACAGGAGCAGTAGGTACCAGCAGCAACAGTATCCCAATCGATCACGGTATTATACCAGACAGAAGCTCCAGTGACCCATCAACCTAG
- the LOC106331129 gene encoding LOW QUALITY PROTEIN: SEC1 family transport protein SLY1 (The sequence of the model RefSeq protein was modified relative to this genomic sequence to represent the inferred CDS: deleted 3 bases in 2 codons), which translates to MALNLRHKQSECIIRMLNLNQPLNPNGRCYKMLIYDDFCKKIIDPLMSVKDLLRHGVTLNSPIDKKLLTNRTERDDVPDVAVYFVQPTESNIQKITADASTISPYVHFHLNFSSSIPRPLLHSLASQTLSSGSVARLAKVHDQYKPLVHDVLGLKKLDGSDPFWLANGSLEFPQVAEEIETQLNKYKKDLEEINMMRTGAYETDLIGNTKHLMNAVNSLPELKARKEMIDKRTNIATNLLGEIKERSLDVFTEEENEMMKGGSIDMSKVLAILNEKGTTKMDKLRFAIMYLLSLETINQTETEAVEEALRKAEVDTRAFQYVKKIKSLNLSSTASADSASSSNVVDWAEKLYDHSISAVTAGVKNLLSSNQQLAVARTVEALAKGQPNLETDPYIMLDPKASKTGSSGCSHVNEPFREAIVFMVGGGNYIEYNSLQELSQRNEVVKNVITYNSFSSSIMQR; encoded by the exons ATGGCTCTCAATCTCCGCCATAAACAGTCTG AGTGTATAATCAGGATGCTGAACCTGAACCAACCTCTTAATCCAAACGGGCGTTGTTACAAGATGTTGATATACGACGATTTCTGCAAGAAGATTATCGATCCTTTGATGTCAGTGAAGGATCTTCTCAGACATGGAGTTACACTCAACTCTCCCATTGATAAGAAGTTGCTCACCAATAGGACAGAAAGAGATGATGTTCCTGATGTAGCCGTCTACTTTGTTCAACCTACTGAATCCAACATCCAGAAAATCACAGCAGATGCTTCCACAATATCTCCCTACGTTCACTTTCACCTGAACTTCTCGTCTTCTATCCCTCGCCCGCTCCTCCACAGCCTCGCTTCCCAGACTCTTAGTTCAGGTTCCGTTGCAAGACTCGCAAAGGTGCATGACCA ATACAAGCCTCTTGTCCACGATGTTCTTGGCCTGAAGAAGCTGGATGGTTCAGACCCGTTCTGGTTGGCAAATGGTTCTCTAGAGTTCCCACAAGTCGCTGAGGAGATCGAAACTCAGTTGAACAAGTACAAGAAAGACTTGGAAGAGATAAACATGATGAGAACTGGCGCTTATGAGACTGATTTGATTGGGAACACAAAGCATCTGATGAATGCTGTGAACTCACTTCCGGAGTTGAAAGCGAGAAAGGAGATGATTGACAAGCGCACTAACATCGCGACAAATCTCTTGGGAGAGATCAAGGAGCGGTCTCTGGATGTGTTCACTGAGGAAGAGAATGAGATGATGAAAGGAGGCAGCATAGACATGAGCAAAGTTTTAGCTATTTTGAATGAGAAAGGTACG ACGAAGATGGACAAGTTGAGGTTTGCCATCATGTAC CTACTATCCTTAGAAACCATAAACCAGACAGAGACTGAAGCCGTGGAAGAGGCTTTGCGTAAAGCAGAGGTTGATACAAGAGCGTTTCAGTACGTGAAAAAAATCAAGTCGCTTAACCTCTCTTCAACAGCCTCGGCAGACTCAGCGAGCAGCAGCAACGTTGTTGACTGGGCTGAGAAGCTCTATGATCACTCGATTAGCGCAGTCACTGCAGGAGTCAAGAATCTCTTATCAAGTAATCAGCAGCTGGCTGTGGCCCGGACCGTTGAAGCCTTGGCCAAGGGACAACCGAACTTAGAAACCGATCCATACATTATGCTGGATCCAAAAGCTTCAAAGACAGGATCTAGTGGTTGTAGCCATGTGAATGAACCGTTCAGAGAAGCCATAGTTTTCATGGTCGGTGGAGGTAACTACATCGAGTACAACAGTTTGCAGGAGCTGTCGCAGCGAAATGAGGTAGTTAAAAATGTTATAACATACAATTCATTTTCTAGTTCTATTATGCAGAGATAA
- the LOC106331130 gene encoding glutathione S-transferase T3-like: MDCNQYSQSSKFVELLNSQQQTVFGFSQESVEQTAERKEMRKWSPVHDLVLISSWLNTSKDPVVGNEQRCGTFWKRIAAYFAASPKVAVSEQRDWSHCKQRWQKINDIVNKLCGAYEAASREKRSGQNENDMVKLAHEIFYNNHKKKFNLEHAWKELRNDQKWCEVSTSKTQASAKRRKFEDGAQSSSSQVNETTTAEDDQGSNRPPGVKAAKGFDKKKMAESKALIAFESMWSIKKEEMALKEKMTKMKLLDSLLAKNEPLAEYEEALKKKLINELLCT, encoded by the coding sequence ATGGATTGTAATCAATATAGCCAAAGCTCAAAGTTTGTTGAGCTTCTCAATAGCCAACAACAAACTGTCTTCGGTTTTTCCCAAGAGAGTGTCGAACAAACTGCAGAGCGTAAGGAAATGAGGAAGTGGAGTCCAGTACATGACCTTGTGCTCATCAGCTCCTGGCTCAACACTAGCAAGGACCCTGTTGTGGGGAATGAGCAGCGATGTGGCACTTTCTGGAAAAGGATTGCCGCATACTTTGCGGCAAGTCCTAAGGTTGCAGTGTCTGAACAGAGAGACTGGAGCCACTGCAAGCAACGCTGGCAGAAGATTAACGACATAGTGAACAAGTTATGTGGGGCTTATGAAGCAGCAAGCAGAGAGAAAAGGTCCGGTCAAAATGAGAATGATATGGTGAAGCTAGCTCATGAGATCTTCTACAACAACCACAAGAAAAAATTCAACCTCGAACATGCTTGGAAAGAGCTTCGAAATGACCAGAAATGGTGCGAGGTTTCTACTTCAAAAACCCAAGCAAGCGCTAAAAGAAGGAAGTTTGAAGACGGTGCCCAATCATCAAGCTCTCAGGTCAATGAAACCACCACAGCTGAAGATGATCAAGGAAGCAATCGACCACCGGGTGTTAAGGCGGCAAAGGGGTTTGATAAGAAGAAGATGGCAGAGTCGAAGGCATTGATTGCGTTTGAGTCTATGTGGAGCATCAAGAAGGAAGAAATGGCTTTGAAAGAAAAGATGACCAAGATGAAGCTATTGGATAGTCTACTTGCAAAAAACGAACCACTGGCTGAGTATGAAGAAGCTTTGAAGAAGAAACTCATTAATGAATTGCTTTGTACTTAG
- the LOC106331131 gene encoding putative F-box/kelch-repeat protein At5g24040, producing MSGWSELPPDIIHSISLQIDNPFSLIHFRSVCSSWRSFSSILKFRPMTPLKCPLPLDSGGCGDDCHILTSRVYLLKSPNSNPRPKYWLFRLQEKGNGEIVLYSLFLGRNSSENKFLYPSLSLNLLDCQIFVLAHEHVAYFSEWIEGLDFVMDLVVPIGSMGLDGKNNEFAILGKLSFESLAMYRSADECWTELQIKTDPYPQGIVSYKGKFYAIDRTGRTIVVEPTTLEVNTFRRSRPSDKTMRRWLLKLADKLLLVEMCRERGYGLYEDKIWFEISKLDEKRNNWDQAEDVDDHVLFLDYYCSFACLATEIPGFRANSIVFLDMWRTSDLPTHERISVFEFSEHGLRSLIDIPEYIELFRTPPGWVLSNE from the exons ATGTCGGGCTGGTCGGAGTTGCCACCGGATATCATCCATTCGATCTCCTTGCAAATCGACAATCCTTTTAGTCTGATCCACTTTCGGTCAGTTTGTTCCTCTTGGAGATCCTTTAGTAGTATCCTCAAATTCCGACCGATGACACCGCTTAAATGCCCTCTTCCCCTAGATTCAGGCGGTTGTGGTGATGATTGCCATATCTTGACCAGCCGTGTTTACCTCCTCAAGTCTCCTAATAGCAACCCTAGACCCAAATACTG GTTATTTAGGCTACAAGAGAAGGGTAATGGAGAAATTGTTCTATATAGTTTGTTCTTAGGAAGAAACTCTTCTGAGAACAAATTCTTGTATCCAAGTCTTTCACTTAACTTGCTCGACTGTCAAATCTTCGTGCTAGCGCACGAACACGTGGCATATTTCAGTGAATGGATTGAAGGATTGGATTTCGTTATGGACTTGGTAGTTCCTATCGGCTCTATGGGTTTAGACGGAAAGAACAACGAGTTTGCTATTCTTGGGAAGCTCTCATTTGAGAGTCTTGCCATGTATAGGTCAGCCGACGAGTGTTGGACTGAGCTTCAGATAAAAACTGATCCATATCCCCAAGGAATAGTTTCATATAAAGGTAAGTTCTACGCCATAGATCGCACCGGGAGAACAATAGTGGTAGAGCCAACAACACTAGAAGTGAACACGTTTCGGCGGTCAAGGCCCTCTGATAAGACAATGAGACGTTGG CTTTTAAAATTAGCGGACAAACTCCTTCTTGTGGAGATGTGCAGAGAAAGGGGATACGGTTTGTACGAGGACAAGATATGGTTTGAAATTTCAAAACTAGATGAAAAGAGAAACAATTGGGATCAAGCTGAAGATGTGGACGATCACGTGTTGTTTTTGGACTATTATTGCTCCTTCGCATGCTTAGCTACTGAGATTCCGGGGTTTAGAGCCAACTCTATAGTCTTCTTGGACATGTGGAGAACATCTGACTTACCTACACATGAAAGAATTAGTGTGTTTGAATTCAGTGAGCATGGCCTTAGATCTTTAATAGATATACCTGAGTATATTGAGCTGTTTCGAACTCCCCCAGGTTGGGTTCTCTCCAACGAATGA